Proteins from a single region of Stigmatella erecta:
- a CDS encoding GAF domain-containing sensor histidine kinase, which yields MPSPLQPAEKRLQQFRKLTEVSRALTYAVSLDEVLRITVERAAELLETDRAVLMLTNEQGLLSVRASFGLAKAATERFREPLDETLIHRLQGLLEASPQCFLGVPLVVGGQVTGILAVSLAQPVTGNDEQEWLLSALADQAAVALEKTRLDETAEFRERLIGIVSHDLRGPISAILLGATTVLRREELKERDAKTIMRIQSAAERASRMIRDLLDYTQARLGGGIRVESRPMDLHAVVRQVAEEMAMAHPGRHIEVSQGGDLHGNWDVDRLAQVVGNLISNALHYSPEGTPVRVETLGTAQEATLTIHNLGPPIPAQQQSKIFEPMHRASADVNPQNRSVGLGLYIVKHLVKAHGGTIEVKSLENEGTTFTVRLPRQPPPPGP from the coding sequence ATGCCCAGCCCGCTCCAGCCCGCGGAGAAGCGCCTCCAGCAGTTCCGCAAGCTCACGGAGGTCAGCCGCGCGCTCACCTACGCCGTCTCGTTGGACGAGGTGCTCCGCATCACCGTGGAGCGCGCCGCGGAGTTGCTGGAGACGGACAGGGCGGTCCTCATGCTCACCAACGAGCAAGGGCTCCTGTCCGTCCGTGCCTCCTTCGGGCTGGCCAAGGCGGCCACGGAGCGCTTCCGTGAGCCGCTCGATGAGACCCTCATTCACCGGCTCCAGGGGCTCCTGGAGGCCTCCCCGCAGTGCTTCCTGGGGGTCCCCCTGGTGGTCGGCGGCCAGGTCACGGGCATCCTGGCCGTCTCGCTCGCCCAGCCCGTGACGGGCAACGACGAGCAGGAGTGGTTGCTGTCCGCCCTGGCGGATCAGGCGGCCGTGGCCCTGGAGAAGACCCGGCTGGACGAGACGGCGGAGTTCCGCGAGCGCCTCATCGGCATCGTCAGCCACGACTTGCGCGGCCCCATCTCCGCCATCTTGCTGGGGGCCACGACCGTGCTGCGGCGGGAGGAGCTGAAGGAGCGGGACGCCAAGACGATCATGCGCATCCAGTCCGCCGCGGAGCGCGCGAGCCGGATGATCCGGGACCTGCTCGACTACACCCAGGCCCGGCTGGGGGGCGGCATTCGCGTGGAGAGCCGGCCCATGGACCTGCACGCCGTGGTGCGCCAGGTGGCCGAGGAGATGGCGATGGCCCATCCGGGGCGGCACATCGAGGTGAGCCAGGGGGGGGACCTCCACGGAAACTGGGATGTGGATCGCCTGGCGCAGGTGGTGGGCAACCTCATCTCGAATGCCCTCCACTACAGCCCGGAGGGCACCCCCGTGCGCGTGGAGACCCTGGGAACCGCCCAGGAGGCGACGCTCACCATCCACAACCTGGGGCCGCCCATCCCTGCCCAGCAGCAGTCGAAGATCTTCGAGCCGATGCATCGCGCCTCCGCGGATGTGAACCCGCAGAACCGCAGCGTGGGGCTGGGCCTCTACATCGTGAAACACCTGGTGAAGGCCCACGGCGGCACCATCGAAGTGAAGTCCCTGGAGAACGAGGGCACCACCTTCACGGTCCGCCTCCCGCGCCAGCCGCCTCCGCCGGGGCCCTGA